A part of Denitratisoma oestradiolicum genomic DNA contains:
- a CDS encoding steroid 3-ketoacyl-CoA thiolase, which translates to MAEAVIVEACRTPIGRGKAIVGDLSGMHVTALLGATLRELIRRSGINYADVDMIAGGCVTQAGEQSNNIIRQSWLSMGEGFTTGGFTIDAQCGSAQVANNTIAHAIACGSLDIGIACGVESMSRVPLGSNAYNGPGYFIPEGYPYDFSHNQFVNAERIAEMRGITRAQADALGVESQRRAAQAWAEGRFDREVVPVTAPILGEDGKPTGQTKVVSRDQGLRPTTLEGLAGLKTMVEGGIHTAGTSSQVSDGAAAVLWMSAEEAKRRGLKPRARIISDVVVGADPYYVLDGPVDATAKILKRSGMTMADIDLIEINEAFAAVVLSWAQMYNADMNKVNVNGGALALGHPVGSTGARLITTALHELERQNKQTALITMCCGASVGTATIIERL; encoded by the coding sequence ATGGCTGAAGCCGTTATCGTTGAAGCCTGCCGGACCCCCATTGGCCGGGGCAAGGCCATCGTGGGTGATCTCAGCGGAATGCATGTCACCGCCCTGCTGGGCGCAACCTTGCGGGAACTGATCCGGCGCAGCGGCATCAACTATGCCGACGTGGACATGATCGCCGGCGGCTGCGTGACCCAGGCCGGCGAACAGTCCAACAACATCATCCGCCAGTCCTGGCTGTCCATGGGCGAGGGCTTCACCACCGGCGGCTTCACCATCGACGCCCAGTGCGGCTCGGCCCAGGTGGCCAACAACACCATCGCCCATGCCATCGCCTGCGGCTCCCTGGATATCGGCATCGCCTGCGGCGTCGAGTCCATGAGCCGGGTACCCCTGGGCTCCAATGCCTACAACGGGCCGGGCTATTTCATCCCCGAAGGCTATCCCTACGACTTCTCCCACAACCAGTTCGTCAATGCCGAGCGCATCGCCGAGATGCGCGGCATCACCCGCGCCCAGGCCGACGCCCTGGGCGTCGAGTCCCAGCGCCGGGCTGCCCAGGCCTGGGCCGAAGGCCGCTTTGACCGCGAAGTGGTGCCGGTTACCGCGCCGATCCTGGGCGAGGACGGCAAGCCCACCGGCCAGACCAAGGTGGTGAGCCGCGACCAGGGCCTGCGCCCCACCACTCTGGAAGGCCTGGCCGGCCTGAAGACCATGGTGGAAGGCGGCATCCATACCGCCGGCACCAGTTCCCAGGTGTCCGACGGCGCCGCCGCCGTGCTCTGGATGAGCGCCGAGGAAGCCAAGCGCCGGGGCCTGAAGCCCCGCGCCCGGATCATCAGCGACGTGGTGGTGGGCGCCGACCCCTACTATGTGCTGGACGGCCCGGTGGATGCCACCGCCAAGATCCTGAAGCGCAGTGGCATGACCATGGCCGACATCGACCTGATCGAGATCAACGAGGCCTTTGCCGCTGTGGTGCTGTCCTGGGCCCAGATGTACAACGCCGATATGAACAAGGTGAACGTCAATGGCGGCGCCCTGGCCCTGGGTCACCCAGTCGGTTCCACCGGCGCCCGCCTGATCACCACCGCCCTGCACGAACTGGAGCGCCAGAACAAGCAGACCGCCCTGATCACCATGTGCTGCGGCGCCTCCGTGGGCACCGCCACCATCATCGAGCGACTGTAA
- a CDS encoding SDR family NAD(P)-dependent oxidoreductase: MGDLSGKVAIVTGAGRGLGREEAIQLARQGARVVINDINLPAAVEASHATVADIKALGGEAIAVFGDCADSNDSDTLFKTALETFGDVNIVVNNAGFCRDKTIFAMSDDEFDSVVRVHLRGHFVNMRNATKYWREKAKAGPVYGRLVSTASESMLYGTPGQPNYAAAKAGIVAMTMGAAQLMIKYGITANVIMPRARTDMTAAAPSAPMFAAPEKGFDVFNPENVAPLVGYLASPESGHISGEVFVVWGGQVTVVQRPTLGTSFNSSNGGKWELDDMHKVMSTYFNESHKTVVDGYTMPV, from the coding sequence ATGGGTGATTTGTCCGGTAAGGTCGCCATCGTCACCGGCGCCGGCCGTGGTCTGGGTCGCGAGGAAGCCATCCAGCTGGCCCGCCAGGGTGCCCGGGTAGTGATCAACGACATCAACCTGCCCGCCGCCGTCGAGGCCTCCCACGCCACCGTGGCCGATATCAAGGCCCTGGGCGGCGAAGCCATCGCTGTCTTCGGCGACTGCGCCGACAGCAACGATTCCGACACCCTGTTCAAGACCGCGCTGGAAACCTTCGGCGATGTGAACATCGTGGTGAACAACGCCGGCTTCTGCCGCGACAAGACCATCTTCGCCATGAGCGACGACGAGTTCGACTCCGTGGTGCGCGTGCATCTGCGCGGCCACTTCGTGAACATGCGCAACGCCACCAAGTACTGGCGCGAAAAGGCCAAGGCCGGTCCGGTCTATGGCCGCCTGGTGAGCACCGCCTCCGAGTCCATGCTCTACGGCACCCCGGGTCAGCCCAACTACGCCGCCGCCAAGGCCGGCATCGTCGCCATGACCATGGGCGCCGCCCAGCTGATGATCAAGTACGGCATCACCGCCAACGTGATCATGCCTCGGGCCCGTACCGACATGACCGCTGCAGCGCCTTCGGCCCCGATGTTCGCCGCGCCGGAAAAAGGTTTCGATGTCTTCAACCCCGAGAACGTCGCTCCGTTGGTGGGCTATCTGGCCTCCCCGGAGTCCGGCCACATCTCCGGTGAAGTGTTCGTGGTCTGGGGCGGCCAGGTCACCGTGGTGCAGCGTCCGACCCTGGGCACCAGCTTCAACAGCTCCAATGGCGGCAAGTGGGAACTGGACGACATGCACAAGGTCATGTCCACCTACTTCAACGAGTCCCACAAGACGGTGGTGGACGGCTACACCATGCCGGTCTGA
- a CDS encoding class I adenylate-forming enzyme family protein, translating to MNDIVEKLNAARAQVTAPGAPFELADRELGGHTYQVFKNAPENVMHLINQGRQFGDRTFLVYQGQRWSFNEYFRHADTLAAQLASRYGVKKGDRVAIAMRNRPEWMAAFVAIVSLGAIAVPLNSWSQREELVQNLGNAEPKVLFCDPERLAHVTGDLEGLGIEAIVTDTPAEAPRVSRYDPLTATPLAAPQVDIVGDDPVMIMYTSGTTSGAKGVLSNHRAFCQALMNIDFVSAITAMASPERIQAMMASGFAPAALLSVPLFHVSGLQALFLGALKAGRKIVIMYKWDVDQAIDLIEQERLTQLNGSPAMMQQLFSSPRFDQADMSSIAAVGFGGSATPQGLLDMTLSKFPKSLPGTGYGLTETNSTASSFTAEAFAYKPRSSGIVSPIVEIHAEDDLGNVLPQGSTGELCVRGVTVMMGYWRNPTATEAALRDGWFHSGDVGYVDEEDFVFIVDRIKDIVNRGGEKISTLEVESCIHHLPGVAEVAAFAVPDTEMGEALAVAIVPEAGVSLDAEAVRQHVAAHLAGFKVPKHVSIRDETLPRNASGKVLKQALKAEVAGNR from the coding sequence ATGAACGATATCGTCGAGAAACTGAATGCAGCCCGGGCCCAGGTGACGGCCCCGGGAGCCCCCTTCGAACTGGCGGACCGGGAACTGGGAGGCCATACCTATCAGGTCTTCAAGAATGCCCCCGAGAACGTGATGCACCTGATCAACCAGGGTCGCCAGTTCGGCGACAGGACTTTCCTGGTCTATCAGGGGCAGCGCTGGAGCTTCAACGAGTATTTCCGCCACGCCGACACCCTGGCGGCCCAGCTGGCCAGCCGCTACGGCGTGAAGAAGGGCGACCGGGTGGCCATCGCCATGCGCAACCGCCCCGAGTGGATGGCGGCCTTCGTCGCCATCGTCTCCCTCGGTGCCATCGCCGTTCCCCTCAACAGCTGGAGCCAGCGGGAAGAACTGGTGCAGAACCTGGGCAATGCCGAACCCAAGGTACTGTTTTGCGATCCGGAGCGCCTGGCCCATGTGACTGGCGACCTGGAGGGCCTGGGGATCGAGGCCATCGTTACCGATACGCCCGCCGAGGCACCCCGGGTAAGCCGCTACGACCCGCTGACCGCAACACCCCTGGCGGCACCCCAGGTGGACATCGTCGGCGACGATCCGGTGATGATCATGTACACCTCCGGTACCACCAGCGGGGCCAAGGGTGTGTTGTCCAACCATCGGGCCTTTTGCCAGGCCCTGATGAACATCGACTTCGTCTCAGCCATCACAGCCATGGCTAGCCCCGAGCGCATCCAGGCCATGATGGCTTCCGGCTTCGCGCCGGCGGCTCTGCTGTCGGTGCCCCTGTTTCATGTCAGCGGCCTCCAGGCGCTGTTTCTGGGGGCACTGAAGGCAGGGCGCAAGATCGTCATCATGTACAAGTGGGACGTGGACCAGGCCATCGACCTGATCGAGCAGGAACGCCTGACCCAGCTCAACGGCTCACCGGCGATGATGCAGCAGCTGTTCAGCTCGCCCCGTTTCGACCAGGCCGACATGTCCAGCATCGCGGCCGTGGGCTTCGGCGGTTCCGCGACACCCCAGGGCCTGCTGGACATGACCCTGAGCAAGTTCCCCAAGTCCCTGCCCGGTACCGGCTATGGCCTGACCGAGACCAATTCGACGGCATCCTCCTTCACCGCCGAAGCCTTCGCCTACAAGCCCCGCTCCAGCGGCATCGTTTCGCCCATCGTCGAGATCCATGCCGAGGACGACCTGGGCAACGTGTTGCCCCAGGGCAGCACCGGCGAACTCTGCGTGCGTGGCGTGACGGTGATGATGGGCTACTGGCGCAACCCCACCGCCACCGAGGCGGCGCTGCGGGACGGCTGGTTCCATTCGGGTGACGTGGGTTATGTGGATGAGGAAGACTTCGTCTTCATCGTCGACCGCATCAAGGACATCGTCAATCGGGGGGGGGAGAAGATCTCCACCCTGGAAGTGGAGTCCTGCATCCACCACCTGCCCGGCGTGGCCGAGGTGGCGGCCTTCGCCGTGCCCGATACGGAAATGGGTGAGGCCCTGGCTGTCGCCATCGTACCCGAGGCTGGCGTCAGCCTCGATGCGGAGGCCGTGCGTCAGCACGTGGCCGCCCATCTGGCCGGCTTCAAAGTGCCCAAGCACGTCTCGATCCGCGACGAGACCCTGCCCCGCAACGCCAGTGGCAAGGTGCTGAAGCAGGCGCTGAAGGCGGAGGTTGCCGGAAACCGCTGA
- a CDS encoding acyl-CoA dehydrogenase family protein, with product MGMLFDSEQEMLAETARGFFAEHAPVAALRKLRDNQDPLAYQPPVWQQMVELGWTAIVFPEAYGGLDFGYKGLGAVFEQAGRTLAATPLFGTVALGGSAILLGGSDAQKEQWLPRIIGGETLFALAVDEKPRHDPKAIALTAQANGDGYVLNGEKHYVVDGTIADQLVVVARTAGQPGDAEGLTLFLVDAKAPGVERLRRTLVDSRNIASIRFSNVAVSASAVIGTVGQGAALLDSVLDRARILQTAEMLGAADWLLETTVAYLKERVQFDVPIGSFQALQHRAAQMYIALEMSRSAVLAALTAIDENSPQLATLASLTKAKVSDTLELISNEAVQMHGGIGMTDELDVGLYLKRARVSQQLFGDASFHRDRYATLRGF from the coding sequence ATGGGAATGTTGTTTGATTCCGAACAGGAAATGTTGGCGGAAACCGCTCGGGGCTTCTTTGCGGAGCACGCGCCCGTCGCCGCCTTGCGCAAGCTGCGCGACAACCAAGACCCCTTGGCCTACCAGCCCCCCGTGTGGCAACAGATGGTGGAACTGGGCTGGACGGCCATCGTCTTTCCCGAGGCCTACGGCGGCCTGGACTTCGGCTACAAGGGCCTGGGCGCCGTGTTCGAACAGGCCGGCCGGACCCTGGCCGCCACCCCCCTGTTCGGCACCGTGGCCCTGGGGGGCAGCGCCATCCTGCTGGGCGGCAGCGATGCCCAGAAGGAACAGTGGTTGCCCAGGATCATCGGTGGCGAAACCCTGTTCGCCCTGGCGGTGGACGAAAAGCCGCGCCACGATCCCAAGGCCATCGCCCTCACGGCCCAGGCCAATGGTGACGGTTATGTGCTGAACGGCGAAAAGCACTACGTGGTGGACGGCACCATCGCCGACCAACTGGTGGTGGTCGCCCGCACCGCCGGCCAGCCGGGCGATGCTGAAGGCCTGACCCTGTTCCTGGTGGATGCCAAGGCACCCGGCGTCGAGCGCCTGCGCCGCACCCTGGTGGATAGCCGCAATATTGCCTCGATCCGCTTCAGCAACGTGGCCGTGTCCGCCAGCGCCGTGATCGGTACGGTAGGGCAGGGGGCCGCGCTGTTGGACAGCGTGCTGGATCGGGCCCGCATCCTGCAAACCGCCGAGATGCTGGGCGCAGCCGACTGGTTGCTGGAGACCACCGTTGCCTATCTGAAGGAGCGGGTGCAGTTCGACGTGCCCATCGGTTCCTTCCAGGCCCTGCAGCACCGGGCCGCGCAAATGTACATCGCCCTGGAGATGAGCCGCAGCGCCGTGTTGGCGGCCCTCACCGCCATCGACGAGAACTCGCCGCAACTGGCGACCCTGGCCTCCCTGACCAAGGCCAAGGTTTCCGACACTTTGGAACTGATCAGCAACGAGGCGGTGCAGATGCACGGCGGCATCGGCATGACCGACGAGCTGGACGTGGGCCTCTACCTCAAGCGGGCCCGGGTCTCCCAGCAGCTGTTCGGCGATGCCTCCTTCCATCGGGACCGCTACGCCACCCTGCGTGGTTTCTGA
- a CDS encoding acyl-CoA dehydrogenase family protein gives MNELDTFRAEVRAWLEANYPPSLRTPPQEGEIPMASSKIEFKSEDARLWYERMRDKGWLAPDWPTAFGGAGLDSARTRIVEVELTRAGCRPPLVSLGIWMIGPVLLEFGTDEQKSTFLPGTGRGEIGWCQGFSEPNAGSDLASLKMSAVREGDDFIVNGSKIWTSYAFLADQMYALVRTSNEGTKQQGITMVLIDMKASGVTVRPIDLISGKSSFCQVFFDNVRVPVKNMVGPLNGGWGVAKRLLTFERKAMSKFAELNLPGPSLVPVVKKALGDANGRISSAVMRDKVAGLEIETHVQGLTQQRIVEMMKSGKDVTNVSATMKYQLSDTLKKGSETMVAALGLQGLGWESEGFAKDELEATKQWLNDKAHSIAGGSSEVQLNIIAKRVLGLPE, from the coding sequence TTGAACGAACTCGACACTTTCCGCGCTGAAGTGCGTGCCTGGCTCGAAGCCAACTACCCGCCGTCCCTGCGCACGCCGCCCCAGGAAGGCGAAATTCCCATGGCGTCCAGCAAGATCGAATTCAAGAGCGAGGATGCCCGCCTGTGGTACGAGCGCATGCGCGACAAGGGCTGGCTGGCACCTGATTGGCCCACGGCCTTCGGTGGCGCCGGCCTGGATTCGGCCCGCACCCGTATCGTCGAGGTGGAACTGACCCGGGCGGGCTGCCGTCCGCCCCTGGTCAGCCTGGGCATCTGGATGATCGGCCCGGTACTGCTGGAATTCGGCACCGACGAGCAGAAAAGTACCTTCCTTCCCGGCACGGGGCGTGGCGAGATCGGCTGGTGCCAGGGCTTTTCCGAACCCAATGCCGGTTCCGACCTGGCGTCCCTGAAGATGTCCGCCGTGCGCGAGGGCGACGATTTCATCGTCAACGGCTCCAAGATATGGACCTCCTACGCCTTCCTCGCCGACCAGATGTACGCCCTGGTCCGCACCAGCAACGAGGGCACCAAGCAGCAGGGCATCACCATGGTGCTGATCGACATGAAGGCGTCGGGGGTCACCGTGCGGCCCATCGACCTGATCAGCGGCAAGTCCAGCTTCTGCCAGGTGTTCTTCGACAACGTGCGGGTGCCGGTGAAGAACATGGTCGGCCCCCTGAACGGCGGCTGGGGCGTGGCCAAGCGTCTGCTCACCTTCGAGCGCAAGGCCATGTCCAAGTTCGCCGAGCTGAATCTGCCCGGACCCAGCCTGGTGCCCGTGGTGAAGAAGGCCCTGGGGGACGCCAATGGCCGTATCAGCAGCGCCGTGATGCGGGACAAGGTGGCTGGCCTGGAAATCGAAACCCACGTGCAGGGCCTGACCCAGCAGCGCATCGTCGAGATGATGAAGTCCGGCAAGGACGTGACCAACGTCAGTGCCACCATGAAATATCAATTGTCCGACACCCTGAAGAAGGGCTCCGAGACCATGGTGGCGGCCCTGGGGCTGCAGGGCCTGGGCTGGGAGAGCGAGGGCTTCGCCAAGGACGAGCTGGAAGCCACCAAGCAGTGGCTCAACGACAAGGCCCACTCCATCGCGGGGGGCAGTTCTGAAGTGCAACTCAACATCATCGCCAAGCGTGTGCTCGGCCTGCCGGAATAA
- a CDS encoding MBL fold metallo-hydrolase — translation MTTLSFPFQAPATNGELIDVVPGQIKWLRMPLPLALNHINLYLVRDGAGWRIVDTGINTQETRDIWERILPALDGPVTGIICTHHHGDHCGLAGWFTEKLRVPLYMSRAEYFAMRIFDGGFSGESWEFREFFIRAGLPGEQLLNLIDALNRFGQAFTESPMPRAYQRLRDGGTLTIGDHVWQVWGGEGHSPEHASLYCPDLGVLLSGDQLLARISPNVGVLPFEPEASPLEDWFVSLEHIGRLPEETLVLPAHELPFHGLKARAEELRQHHQGVLDKMQTLCAEQPDTAYGLANRFFTHRSGPMDSILAIAETLAHLAYLCGQGRLQRELQQDGSYQYRVQAS, via the coding sequence ATGACGACACTTTCCTTTCCCTTCCAGGCGCCGGCCACCAATGGTGAGCTGATCGATGTGGTGCCGGGCCAGATCAAGTGGCTGCGCATGCCGCTACCCCTGGCCCTGAATCACATCAACCTCTACCTGGTGCGGGATGGCGCCGGTTGGCGCATCGTCGATACCGGCATCAACACCCAGGAGACCCGGGATATCTGGGAGCGGATACTGCCCGCCCTGGACGGCCCCGTCACCGGCATCATCTGCACCCATCACCATGGGGACCACTGCGGCCTGGCTGGATGGTTCACCGAGAAATTGCGGGTGCCCCTCTACATGAGCCGGGCCGAATATTTCGCGATGCGGATTTTCGACGGGGGCTTCTCGGGAGAGTCCTGGGAGTTTCGCGAGTTCTTTATCCGGGCGGGTTTGCCCGGGGAGCAACTGCTCAATCTGATCGATGCCCTCAATCGCTTCGGCCAGGCTTTTACCGAGTCGCCCATGCCCCGGGCCTACCAGCGCCTGCGGGACGGCGGGACCCTGACCATCGGCGACCATGTCTGGCAGGTGTGGGGGGGGGAAGGGCACTCGCCCGAGCATGCCTCCCTCTATTGCCCGGATCTGGGGGTGTTGCTGAGCGGCGACCAATTGCTGGCCCGCATCAGCCCCAATGTGGGCGTGCTGCCCTTCGAGCCCGAGGCAAGCCCTTTGGAGGACTGGTTCGTCTCCCTTGAGCACATTGGCCGCCTGCCCGAGGAAACCCTGGTGCTGCCGGCCCATGAGCTGCCCTTCCATGGCCTCAAGGCCCGGGCTGAGGAACTGCGCCAGCATCATCAGGGCGTGCTCGACAAGATGCAGACCCTCTGCGCCGAGCAACCGGATACCGCCTACGGCCTGGCAAACCGCTTTTTCACCCATCGCAGCGGCCCCATGGACAGCATCCTGGCCATCGCCGAGACCCTGGCCCATCTGGCCTATCTTTGCGGCCAAGGGCGGTTACAGCGGGAGTTACAGCAGGACGGCAGCTATCAGTATCGGGTACAGGCATCGTAA
- a CDS encoding long-chain-acyl-CoA synthetase, translating to MVVSREETQIKLDRRNEIAGRHKPKQTYTMADRIEECAADSPDRIFLYYGDRRYTYAEVNAKANQYARALQKLGLQCGDACAMAVENRPEFFFILWAMAKLGVTASLINTNITGKALAHCLSITSAKAAVVGEECLVHFDCPEVRGSLPLWRLGDAEKPASEALRAMCGADVDALAAGQPADNLDKAVRVGVVGETPFIHIYTSGTTGLPKAVLNSHMRVLTTGDVMQVTTATGKDDVFYCFLPLYHGAALMSLTSTALSARAALVLRRKFSLREFWADVRKYRITFAQYVGEICRYLLNQPETPEDRNHTLRKVMGAGLSAEVWDRFVNRFGIEQVYEGWGATESNGNIQNVDNFKGSIGRIPYWEKTNIRLVRYDVETESHPKDENGHMILCQPGEIGEIVAFIVNHPDIGGGRFEGYTSPEATEKKILRNVFVEGDSYFSSGDLARYDDEGYFYFVDRIGDTFRWKSENVSTSEVADAFANYPGLEILTIYGVTVPDHEGRAGMASVVMAPGRDFDPKVFYDMAAANLPGYAVPYFVRVSPQADMTSTFKLRRVDLQRQGYDPKKFSDPLWVRDDKARNYVPYSESALAALGMKPFVAP from the coding sequence ATGGTGGTATCGCGGGAAGAGACACAGATAAAGCTGGACCGTCGTAACGAGATTGCCGGTCGGCACAAGCCCAAGCAGACCTACACGATGGCGGATCGCATCGAAGAGTGCGCTGCCGACTCTCCCGATCGCATCTTCCTTTATTACGGCGACCGCCGTTACACCTATGCCGAGGTGAATGCCAAGGCCAACCAGTACGCCCGCGCCCTGCAAAAACTCGGGCTCCAGTGCGGCGATGCCTGTGCCATGGCGGTGGAGAACCGGCCGGAGTTCTTTTTCATCCTCTGGGCCATGGCCAAGCTGGGCGTCACCGCTTCCCTGATCAACACCAACATCACCGGCAAGGCCCTGGCCCACTGTCTCTCGATCACCAGCGCAAAGGCGGCGGTGGTGGGCGAGGAATGCCTGGTGCATTTCGACTGCCCGGAAGTCCGGGGCAGCTTGCCCCTGTGGCGCCTGGGGGATGCCGAGAAGCCCGCCAGCGAGGCCCTGCGCGCCATGTGCGGGGCCGATGTCGATGCCCTGGCCGCCGGCCAGCCCGCGGACAACCTGGACAAGGCGGTACGGGTCGGGGTGGTCGGCGAGACCCCCTTCATCCACATCTACACGTCCGGCACCACCGGCCTGCCCAAGGCCGTGCTCAACAGCCACATGCGGGTCCTCACCACCGGCGACGTGATGCAGGTCACCACGGCTACCGGCAAGGACGACGTGTTCTACTGTTTCCTGCCCCTGTACCATGGCGCGGCGTTGATGTCCCTGACCTCCACGGCCCTGTCGGCCCGGGCCGCCCTGGTGCTGCGGCGCAAGTTCAGCCTGCGGGAATTCTGGGCTGACGTGCGCAAGTACAGGATCACCTTCGCCCAGTACGTGGGCGAGATCTGCCGCTATCTGCTGAACCAGCCGGAAACCCCCGAGGACCGCAACCACACCTTGCGCAAGGTGATGGGCGCCGGCCTCTCGGCCGAGGTGTGGGACCGCTTCGTCAATCGCTTCGGCATCGAGCAGGTTTATGAAGGCTGGGGGGCCACCGAGTCCAACGGCAACATCCAGAACGTCGATAACTTCAAGGGCTCCATCGGCCGCATCCCTTACTGGGAAAAGACCAATATCCGCCTGGTCCGCTACGACGTCGAGACCGAGAGCCATCCGAAGGACGAGAACGGCCACATGATCCTCTGCCAACCGGGTGAGATCGGGGAAATCGTCGCCTTCATCGTCAATCATCCCGATATCGGCGGCGGGCGCTTCGAAGGCTATACCTCGCCGGAAGCCACGGAAAAGAAGATCCTGCGCAATGTATTCGTGGAAGGGGATTCCTACTTTTCCTCGGGCGATCTGGCCCGCTACGACGACGAGGGTTACTTCTACTTCGTGGACCGCATTGGCGACACCTTCCGCTGGAAGAGCGAGAATGTGTCCACCAGCGAAGTGGCCGATGCCTTCGCCAATTATCCGGGGCTGGAAATATTGACGATCTACGGTGTGACTGTGCCTGACCACGAAGGCCGCGCCGGCATGGCCTCGGTGGTGATGGCCCCGGGCCGCGACTTCGATCCCAAGGTCTTCTACGATATGGCGGCGGCCAACCTGCCCGGCTATGCAGTACCCTATTTCGTGCGGGTGAGCCCCCAGGCCGACATGACCTCCACCTTCAAGCTGCGGCGGGTGGACCTGCAACGCCAGGGCTACGATCCAAAAAAATTCAGCGATCCGCTCTGGGTACGGGACGACAAGGCAAGGAACTATGTGCCTTACAGCGAGAGTGCTCTGGCGGCACTGGGCATGAAGCCCTTTGTGGCGCCTTGA
- a CDS encoding acyl-CoA dehydrogenase family protein: MYTNLSPEQEALKQEIRAYFARLMTPEAKSLLHDYKNPARLQEYKRQVRQMGKDGWLAVGWPKEYGGKGYTPLEQLIFFEESFLAGAILPFVTINTVGPALMTHGSEEHKKKFLPGMAAGEIHFSIGYTEPSAGTDLATLKTSAVKDGDGFRVNGNKIFTSDADAADYIWLACRTDPDLPRHKGISILIVDTKDPGFSFTPIYTVGHLTNVTYYDNIFVPPEMLVGQVNGGWKLITSQLNHERIGLGAMGVKARGDFVKTLEWARTTDENGHRPIDTPWVASRLADCYRQVEAMRLMSYRMAADLTMDKMDVGLASASKVFGTEATIDVYRKLMEVVGAGSLYRHGSQAEMLGGILEEEYRGALVNTFGGGVNEMLRDMASQFGLGMPRADR, encoded by the coding sequence ATGTACACAAACCTGTCCCCCGAACAAGAAGCCCTGAAGCAGGAAATCCGGGCCTATTTCGCCCGGTTGATGACGCCCGAGGCCAAGTCGCTGCTGCATGACTACAAGAACCCGGCCCGGCTCCAGGAATACAAGCGTCAGGTGCGCCAGATGGGCAAGGACGGCTGGCTGGCGGTGGGTTGGCCCAAGGAATACGGCGGCAAGGGCTACACGCCCCTGGAACAGCTGATCTTCTTCGAAGAGTCCTTCCTGGCCGGGGCCATCCTGCCCTTCGTCACCATCAATACCGTGGGTCCGGCCCTGATGACCCACGGCTCGGAGGAACACAAGAAGAAGTTCCTGCCGGGCATGGCGGCCGGGGAGATCCATTTCAGCATCGGCTATACGGAGCCCTCCGCCGGCACCGACCTGGCGACCCTGAAGACCTCGGCGGTGAAGGACGGCGACGGCTTCCGGGTGAATGGCAACAAGATATTCACCTCCGACGCGGATGCGGCCGACTACATCTGGCTGGCCTGCCGTACCGATCCCGATCTTCCCCGCCACAAGGGCATCTCGATCCTGATCGTGGATACCAAGGACCCCGGTTTCTCCTTCACGCCGATCTACACGGTGGGCCATCTGACCAATGTCACCTATTACGACAACATCTTTGTGCCGCCGGAAATGCTGGTCGGGCAAGTCAATGGTGGCTGGAAACTGATCACCTCCCAGTTGAACCACGAACGCATCGGCCTGGGGGCCATGGGCGTCAAGGCCCGGGGCGATTTTGTGAAGACCCTGGAATGGGCGCGGACTACCGACGAGAACGGCCACCGCCCGATCGATACGCCCTGGGTGGCGAGCCGGCTGGCCGACTGCTACCGCCAGGTGGAAGCGATGCGGCTGATGAGCTACCGTATGGCTGCTGACTTGACCATGGACAAGATGGACGTGGGCCTAGCTTCCGCTTCCAAGGTGTTCGGCACCGAGGCCACCATCGACGTCTATCGCAAGCTGATGGAGGTGGTCGGCGCGGGGAGCCTGTACCGCCATGGCAGCCAGGCGGAAATGCTGGGTGGCATCCTGGAGGAGGAATACCGGGGCGCCCTGGTCAACACCTTCGGAGGTGGTGTGAACGAGATGCTGCGGGACATGGCATCCCAGTTCGGCCTGGGTATGCCCAGGGCCGATCGCTGA